One genomic segment of Erpetoichthys calabaricus chromosome 7, fErpCal1.3, whole genome shotgun sequence includes these proteins:
- the zdhhc21 gene encoding palmitoyltransferase ZDHHC21 gives MGFRVHFVVDPMGWCCISMVFFVWIYNSFFIPKLILFPHYEEGHISAALLIGYYVASVCCVTSLIRASVADPGRIPQDPHIPLTEKELWELCNKCNMMRPKRSHHCSRCGHCVRRMDHHCPWINNCVGEDNHWLFLQLCFYTQVLSLLTLALDFCQYYYFEPLARVQEELFVFKHELAFLRISTFMGIIMFGGMSGLFYTQLTGVLSDTTTIEKMSHYFDDTSKPRKPWQQTLAEVFGTRWKILWFVPFRKRQPLRVSHHFASHV, from the exons ATGGGCTTCCGTGTTCATTTTGTCGTGGACCCCATGGGCTGGTGCTGCATCAGCATGGTCTTCTTTGTTTGGATCTACAACTCGTTTTTCATCCCCAAGCTCATCCTCTTCCCCCACTATGAAGAAGGCCACATTTCTGCTGCCCTCCTAATTG GTTACTATGTAGCGTCCGTGTGCTGCGTCACCTCGCTCATCCGAGCGTCTGTTGCAGACCCTGGGCGGATACCACAGGACCCTCACATCCCGCTGACCG aaaaagaaTTGTGGGAATTGTGCAATAAATGTAACATGATGAGGCCAAAACGATCGCATCACTGCAGCCGCTGTGGACATTGTGTGAGGCGGATGGACCATCACTGTCCCTG GATTAACAACTGCGTTGGCGAAGACAACCACTGGCTCTTCCTGCAGCTCTGCTTCTACACGCAGGTCCTAAGTCTGCTGACGCTCGCCCTGGACTTCTGTCAGTACTACTACTTTGAGCCGCTAGCGAGAGTCCAAGAG GAGCTCTTTGTCTTCAAACACGAGTTGGCCTTCCTGAGGATCTCCACCTTCATGGGGATCATCATGTTTGGAGGCATGAGTGGGCTTTTCTACACCCAGCTAACAGGTGTGCTCTCG GACACCACGACGATCGAGAAAATGTCTCACTACTTCGATGACAC ATCGAAGCCCAGAAAGCCTTGGCAGCAGACGCTCGCTGAAGTTTTTGGCACTCGCTGGAAGATCCTGTGGTTTGTGCCATTCAGGAAGAGGCAACCGCTGCGAGTCTCCCACCATTTTGCCAGTCACGTGTAG